One genomic window of Acidovorax radicis includes the following:
- a CDS encoding PhoH family protein, whose protein sequence is MPLPPAPSRRAALLSPEAFDVTAPPRATPHAANEAVPPAIKATPAARNVRKAASVASAPVATGSTTAPLIQIETRAREPQAVPTPDARTTSTRKARTTSAPAASAAPPSTAPTAKGKKTAPQGPAKLFVLDTNVLLHDPTSLFRFEEHDIFLPMIVLEELDGHKKGMTEVARNGRQTSRTLDALVGVSGADLVRGIKLDSTGQRAAGGCLYFQTAPLDYSLPTSLPQGKADNQILGVVQALSKLHAPREVVLVSKDINMRVKARALGLAAEDYQNDKTLEDGDLLYAGVLALPADFWAKSGKNVESWQSGAYTYYRISGPIVPQLMINQFVYFEAPGEPSLFARVSEIRDKTAVLQTLKDYGSAKNAVWGVTTRNREQNYAMNLLMDPEIDFVTLTGTAGTGKTLLALAAGLTQVLDDRRYTEIIMTRATVSVGEDIGFLPGTEEEKMGPWMGALDDNLEFLAKGDGGNAGEWGRAATNELIRSRIKIKSMNFMRGRTFLNKYVIIDEAQNLTPKQMKTLITRAGPGTKIICMGNLAQIDTPYLTEGSSGLTYAVDRFKGWPHSGHITLARGERSRLADFASEVL, encoded by the coding sequence ATGCCCCTGCCCCCCGCACCCAGCCGGCGCGCCGCGCTCCTTTCTCCCGAAGCCTTTGACGTCACCGCCCCCCCACGGGCCACCCCCCATGCCGCCAACGAGGCGGTGCCCCCCGCCATAAAAGCCACGCCCGCTGCCCGCAACGTGCGCAAGGCGGCCAGTGTCGCCTCGGCACCTGTTGCAACCGGTTCCACCACGGCGCCACTCATCCAGATCGAAACCCGTGCCCGCGAGCCGCAGGCTGTGCCGACGCCCGACGCACGCACGACCAGCACACGCAAGGCGCGCACCACCAGCGCCCCAGCCGCCAGCGCCGCGCCACCGAGCACAGCCCCGACTGCCAAAGGTAAAAAGACCGCGCCGCAAGGCCCGGCCAAGCTGTTTGTGCTGGACACCAACGTGCTGCTGCACGACCCCACCAGCCTGTTCCGGTTTGAGGAACACGACATCTTCCTGCCCATGATCGTGCTCGAAGAACTGGACGGCCATAAAAAAGGCATGACCGAAGTGGCTCGCAATGGCCGCCAGACCAGCCGCACCCTGGACGCGCTCGTGGGCGTATCCGGCGCCGACCTTGTCCGGGGTATCAAGCTGGACTCCACCGGCCAGCGCGCTGCCGGTGGCTGCCTTTATTTTCAGACGGCACCGCTGGATTACAGCCTGCCCACCAGCCTGCCCCAAGGCAAGGCTGACAACCAGATCCTGGGCGTAGTGCAAGCACTGAGCAAACTGCACGCGCCGCGTGAAGTGGTGCTGGTGTCCAAGGACATCAATATGCGCGTCAAGGCGCGCGCACTGGGCCTGGCTGCCGAGGACTACCAGAACGACAAAACGCTGGAAGATGGCGACCTGCTGTACGCTGGCGTATTGGCGCTGCCAGCCGACTTCTGGGCCAAGAGCGGCAAGAACGTGGAGAGCTGGCAAAGCGGCGCGTACACCTACTACCGCATCAGCGGGCCCATCGTGCCGCAGCTGATGATCAATCAGTTTGTGTATTTCGAAGCCCCCGGCGAGCCCAGCCTGTTTGCCCGCGTGAGCGAAATCCGCGACAAAACCGCAGTGTTGCAGACGCTCAAGGACTACGGATCGGCCAAAAATGCGGTGTGGGGCGTGACCACACGCAACCGCGAGCAGAACTACGCCATGAACCTGCTCATGGACCCCGAGATCGACTTCGTCACGCTCACCGGCACAGCTGGCACCGGCAAGACATTGCTGGCCCTGGCTGCGGGCCTGACGCAGGTGCTGGACGACCGGCGCTACACCGAGATCATCATGACCCGCGCCACCGTGAGCGTGGGTGAGGACATCGGCTTTTTGCCAGGCACCGAAGAAGAAAAAATGGGCCCCTGGATGGGCGCGCTGGACGACAACCTCGAATTCCTGGCCAAGGGCGACGGCGGCAACGCTGGTGAATGGGGCCGCGCGGCCACCAACGAGCTGATCAGAAGCCGCATCAAGATCAAGAGCATGAACTTCATGCGCGGGCGCACCTTTCTAAACAAGTACGTGATCATCGACGAGGCACAAAACCTGACGCCCAAGCAGATGAAGACGCTGATCACCCGTGCAGGCCCCGGCACCAAGATCATCTGCATGGGCAACCTTGCACAGATCGATACGCCCTACCTCACAGAGGGTTCGTCCGGCCTGACCTATGCAGTCGACCGCTTCAAGGGCTGGCCACACAGCGGCCACATCACCCTGGCGCGCGGCGAACGCTCACGTCTGGCAGATTTCGCCAGCGAGGTGCTCTGA
- a CDS encoding peroxiredoxin: MAIVVNKPLPEFEANATGGLKVSNTSHLGQVLVLYFYPKDNTPGCTTEAMQFRDRYKDFVKAGAAVFGVSRDNMKSHDDFKEKLELPFELIADTEEKMCHMFGVVKNKIMYGKKVKGIERSTFLVGPDGILVQEWRGLKVPGHVDDVLKTVKSIKALKKAA, translated from the coding sequence ATGGCGATCGTTGTCAACAAACCCCTCCCTGAATTTGAAGCCAACGCAACTGGTGGACTCAAGGTCTCGAATACCTCCCACCTTGGCCAAGTTCTGGTTCTCTACTTCTATCCCAAGGACAACACACCTGGCTGCACCACGGAGGCCATGCAGTTTCGCGACAGGTACAAGGACTTCGTGAAAGCCGGCGCTGCGGTGTTTGGCGTGTCCCGCGACAACATGAAGTCACATGATGATTTCAAGGAAAAGCTGGAACTGCCCTTCGAGCTCATCGCCGACACCGAAGAAAAAATGTGCCACATGTTTGGCGTGGTCAAGAACAAGATCATGTACGGCAAGAAGGTCAAGGGCATTGAGCGCAGCACCTTCCTGGTTGGTCCCGATGGCATCCTCGTGCAAGAGTGGCGCGGCCTGAAAGTGCCCGGCCATGTGGATGACGTCCTCAAGACCGTCAAGTCCATCAAGGCACTGAAAAAAGCGGCCTGA
- a CDS encoding Mth938-like domain-containing protein, translating into MKFQPDRSNAQTISSYGPGWIGIDAEKINQSLIIGSQGLRQTWPCARFEDLTAEHFAQLAALETELVIFGSGLRNRFPPPAWLAPLMARRIGLETMDTPAACRTYNILASEGRNVVAALILEA; encoded by the coding sequence ATGAAATTCCAGCCCGACCGCTCCAACGCGCAAACCATCAGCAGCTATGGCCCCGGCTGGATCGGCATTGACGCCGAAAAGATCAACCAAAGCCTCATCATCGGCTCCCAGGGGCTTCGCCAGACCTGGCCTTGCGCGCGCTTCGAAGACCTGACAGCGGAGCATTTTGCGCAACTGGCCGCGCTGGAAACGGAGCTGGTCATCTTTGGCAGCGGCCTTCGCAACCGCTTCCCCCCACCGGCCTGGCTGGCGCCTCTCATGGCCCGCCGCATTGGCCTGGAAACCATGGACACGCCAGCGGCTTGCCGCACCTACAACATCCTGGCCAGTGAAGGGCGCAACGTGGTGGCCGCACTGATTCTGGAGGCCTGA
- a CDS encoding pyridoxal phosphate-dependent aminotransferase, producing MKTVHKSAKLANVCYDIRGPIMDAAKQMEEDGHKIIKLNIGNLAVFGFDAPEEIQQDMIRNLPNSAGYSDSKGIFAARKAVMHETQKQGIKSVTLDDIYLGNGASELIVMATNALLDAGDELLLPSPDYPLWTAAASLSGGTPVHYLCDEANGWMPDLDDIRAKITPRTKGIVVINPNNPTGALYSDELLKGIVGIAREHGLVIFADEVYDKVLYDGAKHTAIGSLSEDVLTLTFNSLSKSYRSCGYRAGWLVVSGDKKPAKDYIEGLNMLSNMRLCANVPGQWAVQTALGGYQSINELVGEGGRLRKQRDLAYELITAIPGVSCVKPQAALYMFPRLDPAVYPIQDDQQFFLELLQETKVMLVQGTGFNWAAPDHFRIVFLPHEDDLRDAIGRVARFLEQYRKRCGTA from the coding sequence ATGAAAACCGTCCATAAATCCGCCAAGCTCGCCAACGTCTGTTACGACATCCGGGGGCCCATCATGGACGCGGCCAAGCAGATGGAGGAGGACGGGCACAAGATCATCAAGCTCAACATCGGCAACCTGGCGGTGTTCGGCTTTGACGCGCCCGAGGAAATCCAGCAGGACATGATCCGCAACCTGCCTAACTCGGCGGGTTACTCGGACAGCAAGGGCATCTTCGCCGCCCGCAAGGCCGTGATGCACGAGACCCAGAAGCAGGGCATCAAAAGCGTGACGCTGGATGACATCTATCTGGGCAATGGCGCCAGCGAACTCATCGTGATGGCCACGAATGCACTGCTGGACGCCGGCGACGAGTTGCTGCTGCCTTCGCCCGACTATCCGCTGTGGACAGCGGCCGCCAGCCTTTCGGGTGGCACGCCCGTGCACTACCTGTGTGACGAAGCCAATGGCTGGATGCCGGACCTTGACGACATCCGCGCCAAGATCACGCCCCGTACCAAGGGCATCGTCGTCATCAACCCCAACAACCCCACCGGCGCGCTGTATTCGGATGAGCTGCTCAAGGGCATCGTCGGTATCGCACGCGAGCATGGCCTCGTCATCTTTGCCGACGAGGTGTACGACAAGGTGCTGTACGACGGCGCCAAGCACACCGCCATTGGCTCGCTGAGCGAGGATGTGCTCACACTCACCTTCAACTCGCTGTCCAAGAGCTATCGCTCGTGCGGCTACCGCGCTGGCTGGCTGGTGGTGTCGGGCGACAAGAAACCCGCCAAGGATTACATCGAGGGCCTGAACATGCTCTCGAACATGCGCCTGTGCGCCAACGTGCCCGGCCAGTGGGCCGTGCAGACCGCGCTGGGCGGTTACCAGAGCATCAATGAACTGGTGGGCGAAGGTGGGCGCCTGCGCAAGCAGCGGGATCTGGCGTATGAGCTCATCACCGCCATCCCGGGTGTGAGCTGCGTGAAGCCCCAAGCGGCGCTCTACATGTTTCCGCGCCTCGACCCGGCCGTGTACCCCATCCAGGACGACCAGCAGTTCTTTCTGGAACTGCTGCAGGAAACCAAGGTCATGCTGGTGCAGGGCACGGGCTTCAACTGGGCGGCGCCCGACCATTTCCGCATCGTGTTCCTGCCGCATGAGGATGATCTGCGCGACGCGATTGGCCGCGTGGCGCGGTTCCTGGAGCAGTACCGCAAGCGCTGTGGCACGGCCTGA